The DNA segment CTGTTATACGAAGTGTGCTTTACCGAGATACTTTTTCTTGTATTCTAGAGAAATGAATCGATAATTTGAAGAGTAGTAGGTAGAATCCATAATTCGATAAAGTGAATCTTTTTGTAAAAGCACTTTTGTCTACAAAATAATCTTGTGGTAGGCTAATAATGAAATCTAAGAAGGCTATGTGATCTTCCTCCAATCCATTTCCTTGAGGTAGGTAAAAGAATTGAGTTATGTGCTGTTTTTTTGCTGAATGTAAATGACCATTGATTCTTTCTTTGTCAATTCCGTCTTCTTCAAGTAACGCTTTATATTTACTTACGCTAGTAATAGGCGCATACATTACTCTTGAATTGTATACTTTTTCATTATCTGGACTAATATCACAAGAATTAGATATGATAATTCCAGATCCTATTTTTTGCTCAGGGTTTGGTAAATTATAAATTAATAATTCATTGAGTCCATCACCTTGTAATATATCCGTAAAAGAGTTTGAGTTTATATATAACCGTGAATCAATGTTTTCTGGAAACATTTTGATTTCATCAATTAAAGATTTAACAGAATCAGATGATAAATATTTAGGGAGGTATATATCTAAATCATCTGAATGATTCATTGTATTTGTTCAAAATAGATCGAGAAATCTTTTATTAAGTATATCTGAAATATCCTTATCGATATTTTTTGAATTTTCAGAAAGATTTGTTGCAAGTTGAACTAACGACTCTTTAAATTCTTGATCAGTAAAAACAGATGGCGTAATCTTATGTAAAGATCGTGAAGTATTCTGATCGCTAGGTATTGTGTAACTCGGCATACTAATAGACTTTTGTCCAGGATATTCTGTTTGCTGGTTTAAGTCGTTGTATATAAATGGCGACACAACCAAAATTATCGAAGCAGTGGTTAATAACGAAGGACTGTTTATTCTTGTGATTGATTCCATTTTAATCTTGATACTCTGGATTATGTTTTTTAATTAAATCATCGGAAAGTAATGAAAAAAATAATTCTTTTTCTGCTTCGTGAGTTCTGGTTAGAAGACCCATTAATTTCTCAGTATCATTTTTTATCAAATTTGGATTATTTATGAAACTATCTATATCAATAACTGACCCTAATTTGTTTTCCAACGATGCATTTTTATTTATAGAAACAGTTGCGTTTTCATAAATTCTAAGAGTTAAGCCTATGTCCTGCTTCGTATAATTTAAAATAATGTTATGGGCGAAAGGTTGAAGATCAAAATTATTGAAATTAACCGATAAATTAGACTCTTTTAATATAGTTTTAGTTTCGAAATAATTAATGTATCTTATACCAACTCTTTGAACATTCTCAATTATATCTAGCTTTAATATTTCACTAATTAATTCATGAATTCTACTTGAAAATGCCGTCCATCCAATGTATTTCTCTGTGCTGTGGAAACTTAATGAACGTGGTCCTATTTGAATAAATATATCATCGAAATTTAACTTATACAATGGAGCATATAAAAGATTAGAATCAGACTTTCTTATTTGTTCAGGAATTTGGAGAGTTTGGAGATTTTCAAAATTTGTAAACCTATCCTTGAAATGTCCATAAATTGACCCGAAAACTGCTTCTTCAGGTATTTTGGATGTAAAGCGTAATTCGGAAATTGATTCTAGGATACAATCTGGTGTAATTTTTGATGGAATTTTCATTTTCCGAATCTTTCTAAGTCGACATTAGTATAAAGTAACTCATTTTGTAAACCAAAAAGAGACATAATTTACTTAATATATGATTAGCACATTTCGTATAACGAACTAGACTTTCCGAAGTTGTCCGACCCTGAGTCCCGAAGGGACGTTAGGGACTGGCATGTAGCTTGCGTAAGCAAGGTGAATGCCAGGAGGACAATTTGGCGTAGCCCGAGCGAGGCCTTGTGCCGAAGCGTAGCGGAAAGTCGCTGTTATGCGAAGGTTGGAATTTCTAATTAATTTTTCTATATCCGAGATTTTTCTTAATAGCTAAAAAGAAAGAAAAGGAAGAATAATAGAAAATTATACTCATTATACCT comes from the Leptospira bandrabouensis genome and includes:
- a CDS encoding TIGR04255 family protein, with amino-acid sequence MKIPSKITPDCILESISELRFTSKIPEEAVFGSIYGHFKDRFTNFENLQTLQIPEQIRKSDSNLLYAPLYKLNFDDIFIQIGPRSLSFHSTEKYIGWTAFSSRIHELISEILKLDIIENVQRVGIRYINYFETKTILKESNLSVNFNNFDLQPFAHNIILNYTKQDIGLTLRIYENATVSINKNASLENKLGSVIDIDSFINNPNLIKNDTEKLMGLLTRTHEAEKELFFSLLSDDLIKKHNPEYQD